The following are encoded together in the Methylorubrum sp. B1-46 genome:
- the treZ gene encoding malto-oligosyltrehalose trehalohydrolase has protein sequence MRRAHAMRFGSEFADDGVRFALWAPTAKDVTLVVDGTDHPIPDVGEGWRRTTLPGVKAGARYGFRIDGDLVVPDPASRFQPEDVSAPSEVIDPKAYTWSDGEWTGRPWEEAIVYEVHVGTATPEGTYAGLEKRLDDLVDLGVTAIELLPLADFKGTRNWGYDGVLPYAPDSAYGRPDDLKRLIDTAHAKGLMVLIDCVYNHFGPAGNYLHAYAKTFFTERHQTPWGAGINFDGTESGPVVRDYFIENALYWLKEYHFDGIRFDAVHAILDDSETHFLAELGETIRKTFPDRHVHLILENEANQARWLERDDKGQPLQHSAQWADDLHHCWHVLLTGEDAGYYESFADKPVEHLARCLAEGFAYQGEPFPTLDNHPRGEPSGHLPPSAFVTFLQNHDQVGNRALGERLSHLADPKKLALARAGLLLAPQIPMLWMGEEWSASAPFLFFVDFAPDEELNKAVREGRRREFKSFAAFADDTSVIPDPTDAKTFEDSKIDWDEAETEPHRAVWADTRNLLQIRRQSVVPLTKSRFLGAKATIPAPGVVDCTWLYEDGWLRFVANVGDDEYAADADGGQVIWSNGSARQAMQLPFWTGVFLIGGSK, from the coding sequence ATGCGGCGCGCCCATGCAATGCGGTTCGGCAGCGAGTTTGCCGACGACGGTGTGCGGTTCGCCCTGTGGGCGCCGACCGCCAAGGACGTGACTCTCGTCGTGGATGGGACCGACCATCCGATCCCGGATGTCGGCGAGGGCTGGCGCCGGACCACACTGCCCGGCGTGAAGGCGGGCGCCCGCTACGGCTTCCGCATCGACGGCGATCTCGTGGTGCCCGATCCGGCCTCGCGTTTCCAGCCGGAGGACGTTTCCGCACCGTCCGAGGTGATCGACCCGAAGGCCTACACGTGGTCGGACGGCGAGTGGACCGGGCGGCCCTGGGAAGAAGCGATCGTCTACGAGGTGCATGTCGGGACCGCGACGCCCGAGGGCACTTATGCCGGCCTCGAGAAGCGGCTCGACGATCTGGTCGATCTCGGCGTGACGGCGATCGAGCTGCTGCCGCTCGCCGACTTCAAGGGGACCCGCAACTGGGGCTACGATGGCGTGCTGCCCTACGCCCCGGACTCGGCCTACGGGCGCCCGGACGACCTCAAGCGCCTGATCGACACCGCCCATGCCAAGGGCCTGATGGTGCTGATCGATTGCGTCTACAACCACTTCGGCCCGGCCGGAAACTACCTGCACGCCTACGCCAAGACATTCTTCACCGAGCGTCACCAAACTCCGTGGGGCGCCGGTATCAATTTCGACGGAACGGAATCCGGCCCGGTCGTGCGCGATTACTTTATCGAGAACGCGCTCTACTGGCTGAAGGAGTATCACTTCGATGGCATCCGCTTCGACGCGGTGCACGCGATCCTCGACGACTCCGAGACGCATTTTCTCGCCGAACTCGGCGAGACGATCCGGAAGACCTTTCCGGATCGGCACGTCCACCTGATCCTGGAGAACGAGGCCAATCAGGCCCGCTGGCTGGAGCGTGACGACAAGGGCCAGCCCCTGCAGCACAGTGCGCAATGGGCGGACGACCTTCACCATTGTTGGCACGTGCTGCTGACCGGCGAGGATGCCGGCTATTACGAGAGCTTCGCCGACAAGCCGGTGGAGCATCTGGCCCGCTGCCTCGCGGAGGGGTTCGCCTATCAGGGCGAGCCGTTCCCGACCCTCGACAATCACCCTCGCGGCGAGCCCTCGGGTCACCTGCCGCCCTCGGCTTTCGTCACCTTCCTCCAGAACCACGATCAGGTCGGAAACCGCGCGCTCGGCGAACGGCTGAGCCACCTCGCGGACCCGAAAAAGCTGGCGCTGGCCCGCGCCGGCCTGCTGCTGGCGCCGCAGATTCCGATGCTGTGGATGGGCGAGGAATGGTCGGCCTCGGCGCCGTTCCTGTTCTTTGTGGATTTCGCGCCGGACGAGGAGCTGAACAAGGCCGTGCGCGAGGGGCGCCGCCGCGAGTTCAAGAGCTTCGCGGCCTTCGCCGACGACACCTCCGTGATTCCCGATCCGACGGACGCCAAGACCTTCGAGGATTCGAAGATCGATTGGGACGAAGCCGAGACCGAGCCGCACCGCGCCGTCTGGGCCGATACCCGCAACCTTCTCCAGATCCGCCGGCAGAGTGTCGTGCCGTTGACCAAGAGCCGCTTTCTCGGCGCCAAGGCCACGATCCCGGCGCCGGGCGTGGTGGACTGCACCTGGCTCTACGAGGACGGTTGGCTGCGCTTCGTCGCCAATGTCGGCGACGACGAGTACGCGGCGGATGCCGACGGCGGTCAGGTGATCTGGTCGAACGGCAGCGCCCGGCAGGCGATGCAGCTTCCGTTCTGGACCGGCGTGTTCCTGATCGGGGGCAGCAAGTGA
- a CDS encoding DUF2852 domain-containing protein yields MNTSSTTSPWSSGASRRSGPFPKRSLEIGAIVVAFVYWWPIAVAYVAWKIAGYPALSQMKDFANSGSFSFAGGDGRSRFARAFEAAKGYSGTAATSGNWAFEEYRRAELERLEARRRALQEESQAFAEFVEELKRAKDREQFDAFMAKRRSEGGGPTINA; encoded by the coding sequence GTGAACACGTCCTCCACCACGTCTCCCTGGTCCTCCGGCGCGTCTCGCCGAAGCGGCCCGTTTCCCAAGCGTTCGCTCGAAATCGGCGCGATCGTCGTCGCTTTCGTCTATTGGTGGCCAATCGCGGTCGCCTACGTCGCGTGGAAGATCGCGGGCTATCCCGCGCTCAGCCAGATGAAGGATTTCGCCAACAGCGGCAGCTTCAGCTTCGCGGGCGGTGATGGCCGGTCGCGCTTTGCCCGCGCCTTCGAGGCGGCCAAGGGGTATTCCGGCACTGCTGCCACCTCCGGCAACTGGGCCTTCGAGGAGTACCGCAGGGCCGAGCTGGAGCGACTGGAGGCGCGCCGCCGCGCACTTCAGGAAGAGAGCCAGGCCTTCGCCGAGTTCGTCGAGGAGCTGAAGCGGGCCAAGGATCGCGAGCAGTTCGACGCCTTCATGGCCAAGCGTCGCTCCGAAGGCGGCGGTCCGACCATCAACGCCTGA
- a CDS encoding TetR/AcrR family transcriptional regulator — translation MRPWREGPGDRRSYHHGNLKEALIEAARRFIAERGIGGFTLVDAARLVGVTPAALYRHFRGREALLEEVAGRGFADLADRLARALAGRGTPLERFTRMGEAYLSFAEEEPGYYAAIFEVRGQAVPAPASARPNPFDLLVEALRSTFPDGFDGVDPRFLALEVWALSHGIATLAAAGQLPKPGPDKYELLRAGVLALVHGAGQRPREMP, via the coding sequence GTGCGACCCTGGCGCGAGGGACCGGGAGACCGGCGCAGCTACCATCACGGCAACCTCAAGGAGGCCCTGATCGAGGCCGCACGCCGCTTCATTGCCGAGCGCGGCATCGGCGGCTTCACTCTGGTCGATGCCGCCCGGCTAGTCGGCGTCACGCCCGCAGCACTCTACCGCCATTTCCGCGGTCGGGAGGCGCTGCTGGAAGAGGTGGCCGGCCGCGGCTTCGCCGATTTGGCCGATCGTTTGGCGCGGGCGCTGGCAGGCCGCGGCACGCCATTGGAGCGTTTCACCCGCATGGGCGAGGCCTATCTCTCCTTCGCCGAGGAGGAACCGGGCTATTACGCGGCGATCTTCGAGGTGCGCGGTCAGGCGGTACCCGCCCCGGCCTCCGCGCGGCCGAACCCATTCGACCTTCTGGTCGAGGCCTTGCGCTCGACCTTTCCCGACGGGTTCGACGGTGTCGATCCGCGCTTTCTTGCCCTGGAAGTCTGGGCCCTCTCACACGGTATCGCCACTCTCGCCGCCGCCGGCCAACTGCCGAAGCCCGGCCCGGACAAGTACGAATTACTGCGTGCGGGCGTTCTGGCGCTGGTTCACGGAGCCGGCCAACGCCCGCGCGAAATGCCGTGA
- the zigA gene encoding zinc metallochaperone GTPase ZigA has protein sequence MPQTDARLPVTVLSGFLGAGKTTLLNHVLNNREGRRVAVIVNDMSEVNIDAALVREGGAGLSRTDDRLVEMTNGCICCTLRDDLLAEVRRLAAERRFDYLLIEGTGIAEPLPVASTFSFRDEAGAALSDVARLDTMVTVVDAVNLLKDYGSNDFLRQRGETAGAEDTRTLVDLLVEQIEFADVVVINKARDVAPETLDLVRSVVRGLNADARIIEASHGQVASEAILDTGLFDEEKAQEHPLWFKELYGAHEHVPETEEYGIGSFVYRARRPFDPQAFQGFVNTTWPGLIRAKGHFWLATRPEWVGEFSLAGAVAHIGAMGFWWAAVPRQRWPAEEVFRERLHSVWSEVWGDRRQELVFIGRGMDRDAITAALDACLVGSAEIRRFDPDAYRDLPDPFPAWRRAAA, from the coding sequence ATGCCTCAGACCGATGCTCGCCTTCCTGTCACCGTGCTGTCCGGCTTCCTCGGCGCCGGCAAGACGACGCTGCTCAACCACGTTCTCAACAACCGTGAGGGTCGGCGCGTCGCGGTGATCGTGAACGACATGAGCGAAGTGAACATCGATGCCGCCCTCGTTCGCGAGGGCGGCGCGGGCCTGTCACGCACCGACGATCGGCTGGTCGAGATGACCAACGGCTGCATCTGCTGCACCCTGCGCGACGATCTGCTCGCCGAGGTTCGCCGCCTCGCCGCCGAGCGCCGCTTCGACTACCTGCTGATCGAGGGCACCGGCATCGCCGAGCCTTTGCCGGTGGCGAGCACCTTCTCCTTCCGCGACGAGGCCGGCGCGGCCCTGAGCGACGTTGCCCGGCTCGACACGATGGTGACCGTGGTCGATGCGGTGAACCTGCTGAAGGATTATGGCTCGAACGACTTCCTGCGCCAGCGTGGCGAGACGGCGGGCGCCGAGGACACCCGAACCCTGGTCGATCTTCTCGTCGAGCAGATCGAATTCGCCGACGTTGTGGTGATCAACAAGGCCCGCGACGTCGCGCCGGAGACGCTCGACCTCGTCCGCTCGGTGGTTCGGGGATTGAACGCGGATGCGCGCATCATCGAAGCCTCGCACGGACAGGTCGCCTCGGAGGCGATCCTCGATACCGGCCTGTTCGACGAAGAGAAGGCGCAGGAACACCCCCTCTGGTTCAAGGAACTCTACGGCGCGCACGAGCATGTGCCGGAGACCGAGGAATACGGCATCGGTTCCTTCGTCTACCGGGCGCGGCGCCCATTCGATCCGCAGGCGTTTCAAGGCTTCGTCAACACGACCTGGCCGGGCCTGATCCGGGCGAAGGGCCATTTCTGGCTCGCGACCCGGCCTGAATGGGTCGGCGAGTTCTCGCTCGCCGGTGCCGTCGCGCATATCGGTGCGATGGGGTTCTGGTGGGCGGCGGTGCCGCGCCAGCGCTGGCCGGCGGAGGAGGTCTTTCGCGAGCGTCTCCACTCGGTCTGGAGCGAAGTCTGGGGCGACCGGCGCCAGGAACTCGTGTTCATCGGCCGCGGGATGGATCGCGACGCGATCACCGCCGCGCTCGATGCCTGCCTCGTCGGCTCAGCCGAGATCCGGCGCTTTGATCCGGACGCCTATCGCGACTTGCCCGATCCCTTCCCGGCCTGGCGCCGCGCGGCCGCCTGA
- the speG gene encoding spermidine N1-acetyltransferase, translating into MSIILRPLEREDLLFVHQLNNNDSIMRYWFEEAYESFAELAQLYERNIHNQTERRFIIATERGEPAGMVELVEINHLHRRCEFQIAIHPDYQGKGYAKRATRIAIDYAFKVLNIHKLYLHVDKDNKRAAGIYESCGFRPEGILRDEFFVNGRYRDAVRMCLFQPDYLAERGAGDVAEPVLKT; encoded by the coding sequence ATGAGTATCATACTGCGACCGCTGGAGCGCGAAGACCTCCTCTTCGTGCACCAGCTCAACAACAACGACAGCATCATGCGCTACTGGTTCGAGGAGGCCTACGAGTCCTTCGCCGAACTGGCACAGCTCTACGAGCGCAACATCCACAACCAGACCGAGCGGCGCTTCATCATCGCCACGGAGCGCGGCGAGCCGGCGGGGATGGTCGAGCTGGTGGAGATCAACCACCTGCACCGGCGCTGCGAGTTCCAGATCGCGATTCACCCCGATTATCAGGGGAAGGGCTACGCCAAGCGCGCCACCCGCATCGCCATCGACTACGCTTTCAAGGTGCTCAACATCCACAAGCTCTACCTGCACGTGGACAAGGACAACAAGCGCGCCGCCGGTATCTATGAAAGCTGCGGGTTTCGTCCCGAGGGCATCCTGAGAGACGAGTTCTTCGTCAACGGCCGCTACCGCGACGCGGTGCGCATGTGCCTGTTCCAGCCCGATTATCTCGCCGAGCGCGGCGCGGGCGACGTGGCTGAGCCGGTGCTCAAGACCTGA
- a CDS encoding aspartate-semialdehyde dehydrogenase, with amino-acid sequence MGYKVAVVGATGNVGREMLDILAERAFPADEVVALASSRSLGQEVSFGDKILKVKALDTYDFSDTDICLMSAGGDASKEWSPRIGQQGCVVIDNSSAFRYDADVPLIVPEVNADAVTGFTKRNIIANPNCSTAQLVVALKPLHEAATIKRVVVSTYQSVSGAGKDAMDELFSQTRAVFTAGEVVQKKFTKRIAFNVIPHIDVFMEDGYTKEEWKMVAETKKMLDPKIKLTATAVRVPVFIGHAEAVNVEFERPLSPEQATEILRSAPGVLVIDKRENGGYMTPHEAAGEDATYISRIREDATVENGLNFWCVSDNLRKGAALNAVQIAEVLVNRKLLNKARQAA; translated from the coding sequence ATGGGTTACAAGGTCGCCGTCGTCGGAGCCACGGGCAATGTGGGCCGCGAGATGCTCGACATTCTGGCCGAGCGCGCCTTTCCGGCCGACGAGGTCGTGGCTCTGGCTTCGAGCCGCAGCCTGGGCCAGGAAGTCTCCTTCGGCGACAAGATTCTGAAGGTCAAAGCGCTCGACACCTACGATTTTTCCGACACCGACATCTGCCTGATGTCGGCGGGCGGCGACGCGTCGAAGGAATGGAGCCCGCGCATCGGCCAGCAGGGCTGCGTGGTGATCGATAACTCGTCCGCCTTCCGCTACGACGCCGATGTGCCGCTGATCGTGCCCGAGGTGAATGCCGACGCGGTCACGGGTTTCACCAAGCGCAACATCATCGCCAACCCGAACTGCTCGACCGCGCAGCTCGTCGTCGCGCTCAAGCCGCTCCACGAGGCGGCGACGATCAAGCGCGTCGTGGTCTCGACCTACCAGTCCGTCTCCGGCGCCGGCAAGGACGCCATGGACGAGCTGTTCAGCCAGACCCGCGCTGTCTTCACCGCCGGCGAAGTCGTGCAGAAGAAGTTCACCAAGCGCATCGCCTTCAACGTCATCCCGCACATCGATGTGTTCATGGAGGACGGCTACACGAAGGAAGAGTGGAAGATGGTCGCCGAGACCAAGAAGATGCTTGATCCCAAGATCAAGCTCACGGCGACCGCGGTGCGCGTGCCGGTCTTCATCGGCCATGCCGAGGCGGTGAACGTCGAGTTCGAGCGTCCGCTTTCGCCTGAACAGGCGACCGAGATCCTGCGCTCGGCGCCCGGCGTGCTGGTGATCGATAAGCGCGAGAACGGCGGCTACATGACCCCGCACGAGGCGGCGGGCGAGGACGCCACCTACATCTCCCGCATCCGCGAGGACGCGACCGTCGAGAACGGCCTGAATTTCTGGTGCGTCTCGGACAACCTGCGCAAGGGCGCGGCGCTCAACGCCGTGCAGATCGCCGAAGTGCTGGTGAACCGCAAGCTGCTGAACAAGGCGCGTCAGGCGGCCTGA
- a CDS encoding CatB-related O-acetyltransferase, with product MQATMTGPDPDRLHPMPGHARVTFIRNLDLPENVEVGAYTYYDDPAGPQAFLDAILYHFPFIGDRLVIGKFCAIAAGTRFLMNGGNHRLDGLSTYPFPIFGGDWIGRYEGELSFPNRGDTIIGNDVWLGYRSTVMPGVTIGDGAVVAAHAVVSADVPPYAIVAGNPARVVRHRFSEDDAARFQRIAWWDWPVERITAHLPLIGGGDVGALEAVARAERSARP from the coding sequence ATGCAGGCGACCATGACCGGACCGGATCCGGACAGGCTTCATCCAATGCCGGGGCACGCGCGCGTCACCTTCATCCGCAACCTCGATTTGCCGGAGAATGTCGAAGTCGGCGCCTATACGTATTACGACGATCCGGCCGGTCCGCAGGCCTTTCTCGACGCGATCCTCTACCACTTCCCCTTCATCGGCGACCGCTTAGTGATCGGGAAGTTCTGTGCCATCGCCGCGGGTACGCGCTTTCTGATGAACGGTGGCAACCATCGCCTCGACGGGCTCTCAACCTATCCGTTCCCGATCTTCGGCGGCGACTGGATCGGCCGCTACGAGGGTGAACTGAGTTTTCCCAATCGCGGCGACACGATCATCGGTAATGACGTCTGGCTCGGCTACCGCAGCACGGTGATGCCGGGCGTCACGATCGGCGACGGGGCGGTGGTGGCCGCACACGCGGTGGTGAGCGCCGACGTGCCGCCCTACGCGATCGTGGCCGGCAACCCGGCCCGCGTGGTGCGCCACCGCTTCTCGGAGGACGATGCGGCTCGGTTTCAGCGAATCGCGTGGTGGGACTGGCCGGTGGAGCGGATCACCGCGCATCTGCCGCTGATCGGCGGCGGGGATGTGGGAGCGCTGGAGGCGGTGGCGCGGGCCGAGCGATCGGCTAGGCCATAG
- the rimP gene encoding ribosome maturation factor RimP produces the protein MAEPTEKRLVSETGVAARVAQIVEGPIEGLGFRLVRVKISNTNGCTVQIMAERPDGTMGVDECETVSRAISPILDLEDPVGGAYYLEISSPGIDRPLVRVSDFERWAGYEAKVELAVPMDGRKRFRGIIGVPSADGATVPIDLPDVKPGLPSRIELPLRDLGEAHLVLTDDLIRESLRRGSAPPQDGDAAEEEEGEEAEDEAPQIRFIPQPKRPKPKVDKNAGKPVKAKKPKPGGGIVTKAARLKNRDTLH, from the coding sequence ATGGCGGAGCCCACCGAGAAACGTCTTGTCAGCGAGACTGGCGTCGCCGCGCGCGTCGCCCAGATCGTCGAGGGACCGATCGAGGGCCTCGGCTTTCGCCTGGTGCGGGTGAAGATCTCGAACACCAATGGCTGCACCGTGCAGATCATGGCCGAGCGGCCCGACGGCACGATGGGCGTCGACGAGTGCGAGACGGTGAGTCGGGCGATCTCGCCGATCCTCGATCTCGAAGATCCGGTCGGTGGCGCCTACTACCTCGAGATCTCCTCGCCCGGCATCGACCGGCCGCTGGTGCGCGTCTCGGATTTCGAGCGCTGGGCCGGCTACGAGGCCAAGGTGGAACTGGCCGTACCGATGGACGGGCGTAAGCGTTTCCGCGGCATCATCGGGGTTCCGAGCGCGGACGGCGCCACGGTGCCGATCGACCTGCCCGACGTGAAGCCCGGCCTGCCGAGCCGCATCGAGCTGCCGCTGCGCGATCTCGGCGAGGCGCATCTCGTCCTCACCGACGACCTGATTCGCGAGTCGCTGCGCCGCGGCTCCGCCCCGCCGCAGGACGGCGACGCGGCCGAAGAGGAAGAGGGCGAGGAGGCCGAGGACGAGGCGCCGCAGATCCGCTTCATCCCGCAGCCGAAGCGACCCAAGCCCAAGGTCGACAAGAATGCCGGCAAGCCGGTGAAGGCGAAGAAGCCCAAGCCCGGCGGCGGCATCGTCACCAAGGCCGCCCGCCTGAAGAACCGCGACACCCTCCACTGA
- the nusA gene encoding transcription termination factor NusA, protein MAVVSANRLELLQIADAVAREKVIDRQIVIEAMEEAIAKAARSRYGAETDVHAEIDPKSGALRLSRHLLVVDQVENDAREITLDQARRYNPGALVGDVISDTLPPFDFGRVAAQSAKQVIVQKVRDAERARQYDEYKDRIGEILNGVVKRVEYGNVIVDLGRGEGIVRRDEMIPRETFRPGDRIRAYLFDVRSEVRGPQIFLSRSHPQFMAKLFGQEVPEIYDGIVEVKAVARDPGSRAKIAVISRDSSIDPVGACVGMRGSRVQAVVGELQGEKIDIIPWSEDQATFIVNALQPAEVVKVVLDEEADRIEVVVPDDQLSLAIGRRGQNVRLASQLTGWDIDILTEAEESERRQKEFAERTQVFMEALDVDETVGQLLAAEGFRNVEEIAFVDVAELSNIQGLDEETGAEIQARAQDYLARIEQEQDDRRRELGVEDELREIDGITTAMMVALGENEVKTVEDLAGCATDDLVGYTEGRGPEAVRHAGYLDGFELSRAEAEALIMAARLKAGWIESLPEPEGEAAEGEADEAETAEGEPTEAAAAEPQQA, encoded by the coding sequence ATGGCCGTCGTCAGCGCCAACCGGCTCGAACTCCTGCAGATCGCCGACGCGGTGGCCCGCGAGAAGGTGATCGACCGCCAGATCGTCATCGAGGCGATGGAAGAGGCGATCGCCAAGGCCGCCCGCTCCCGCTACGGCGCCGAGACCGACGTCCACGCCGAGATCGACCCGAAGAGCGGCGCGCTGCGCCTGTCGCGCCACCTGCTCGTCGTCGATCAGGTCGAGAACGATGCCCGCGAGATCACCCTCGATCAGGCCCGCCGCTACAATCCCGGCGCGCTCGTCGGCGACGTGATCTCCGACACTCTGCCCCCCTTCGATTTCGGCCGCGTCGCCGCGCAATCCGCCAAGCAGGTCATCGTGCAGAAGGTGCGCGACGCCGAGCGCGCCCGCCAGTACGACGAGTACAAGGACCGTATCGGCGAGATCCTCAACGGCGTGGTCAAACGCGTCGAGTACGGAAACGTCATCGTCGATCTCGGTCGCGGCGAGGGCATCGTGCGCCGCGACGAGATGATCCCGCGCGAGACCTTCCGCCCCGGCGACCGTATCCGCGCCTATCTGTTCGATGTCCGCTCCGAAGTGCGCGGGCCGCAGATCTTCCTCTCGCGCTCCCACCCGCAATTCATGGCCAAGTTGTTCGGTCAGGAAGTGCCGGAAATCTACGACGGCATCGTCGAGGTGAAGGCGGTTGCCCGCGATCCCGGCTCGCGCGCCAAGATCGCCGTCATCTCCCGCGATTCCTCGATCGATCCGGTCGGCGCCTGCGTCGGCATGCGCGGTTCCCGCGTCCAGGCAGTGGTCGGCGAGCTTCAGGGCGAGAAGATCGACATCATCCCGTGGTCGGAAGATCAGGCGACCTTCATCGTCAACGCGCTCCAGCCGGCCGAGGTCGTGAAGGTGGTGCTCGACGAGGAGGCCGACCGCATCGAGGTCGTCGTGCCCGACGACCAGCTTTCGCTCGCCATCGGCCGCCGCGGCCAGAACGTGCGTCTTGCCTCGCAGCTCACCGGCTGGGACATCGACATCCTGACCGAGGCCGAGGAATCGGAGCGCCGCCAGAAGGAATTCGCCGAGCGCACCCAGGTGTTCATGGAAGCGCTCGATGTGGACGAGACCGTCGGCCAGCTCCTCGCGGCCGAGGGCTTCCGCAACGTCGAGGAAATCGCTTTCGTCGATGTTGCCGAACTCTCGAATATCCAGGGCCTCGACGAGGAGACCGGTGCCGAGATCCAGGCCCGCGCCCAGGACTACCTCGCCCGCATCGAGCAGGAGCAGGACGACCGCCGCCGCGAACTCGGCGTCGAGGACGAGCTGCGCGAGATCGATGGCATCACCACGGCGATGATGGTGGCGCTGGGAGAGAACGAGGTGAAAACCGTCGAGGATCTCGCTGGCTGCGCCACCGACGACCTCGTCGGCTACACCGAGGGCCGCGGCCCCGAGGCCGTGCGCCACGCCGGCTACCTCGACGGTTTCGAGCTGTCGCGGGCCGAGGCCGAGGCCCTGATCATGGCCGCCCGCCTGAAGGCCGGCTGGATCGAGTCGCTGCCGGAGCCGGAGGGCGAGGCGGCGGAGGGGGAAGCGGACGAGGCTGAGACCGCGGAAGGCGAACCGACCGAGGCGGCGGCTGCAGAGCCGCAGCAGGCCTGA
- a CDS encoding RNA-binding protein — protein MITQGETAEPGPELDRGPGRGREPVRTCIVTRTAQSPTAMIRFVLGPDGAVVPDLRARLPGRGAWVTATRATVEAAVKRRAFHRAFKTGEVKAAPDLADQVAEGLRTDLRQALALANKAGCVVTGFGKVESAILGAEGVRGLIHASDAAPDGRRKLAAALRRRYGDAISVIPVADDLSNAELDMALGRDHVIHAALIAGAGTTGYLARWRRFRTFEGMASASEEDAPLAAGATAFDSHDDELT, from the coding sequence ATGATCACGCAGGGCGAGACGGCCGAACCCGGTCCGGAACTCGACCGCGGCCCCGGCCGCGGCCGGGAGCCCGTGCGCACCTGCATCGTCACCCGGACCGCGCAATCGCCGACCGCGATGATTCGCTTCGTGCTGGGACCGGACGGCGCGGTGGTGCCGGACCTGCGCGCGCGTCTCCCGGGCCGCGGCGCCTGGGTGACGGCGACCCGCGCCACGGTCGAGGCGGCGGTGAAGCGCCGCGCCTTCCACCGCGCCTTCAAGACCGGCGAGGTGAAGGCCGCGCCCGATCTCGCCGATCAGGTCGCCGAGGGGCTGCGCACCGATCTGCGTCAGGCGCTGGCTCTGGCCAACAAGGCGGGCTGCGTGGTGACCGGCTTCGGCAAGGTCGAGTCGGCGATCCTCGGCGCCGAGGGCGTCAGGGGACTGATTCACGCTAGCGATGCCGCACCGGACGGCCGGCGCAAGCTGGCCGCCGCCTTGCGGCGGCGCTACGGCGATGCCATATCGGTTATTCCCGTTGCCGATGACCTGTCCAACGCCGAATTGGACATGGCATTGGGCCGGGATCATGTGATACACGCTGCCCTTATCGCGGGAGCCGGCACTACCGGCTATCTCGCGCGTTGGCGTCGGTTCCGCACCTTCGAGGGTATGGCGTCGGCGTCTGAAGAGGACGCCCCGCTTGCTGCTGGCGCGACCGCCTTCGATTCGCACGACGACGAATTGACATGA